CATCGCCTCCCTCCCTCAGTGGGTTGTCCTCCTGCTTGGTCACCTGCCACTGGTTGGCCAGGAAACAGAAACCTACAAACCACATGAAGGACCAGAATGctgcacaaaaagaagaagaagaagaaaaaagaaatagagtTTTATTCTCTTGTGTTTAGAAACCTTTCTGATTGAATTAATCTGTTAAAGGAAGTTGAATTATTCAATAAATGTGATCTAAAAGTGGAGTAGAAAAGCTGAGTAGTTGAGTTAGATAGCGGCCAATGCAGGCAGACTCCACAACGTTTTTTACTTTGCTGTCACTCACAGTTAATCAGGCTTAGTTATTAAAAATACACGATTaaaccatccattttctatccACTTTTATCCTAGTCAGGGTCTGGAATCTATACCAGCTGTCAAGAGTGGGAGCCGGTTTAATAGAAGAAGACCAGGTGTCTCATTTAGTCGACTACTAGGTCtttataaatagaaaataattaaatttggGGGCTGAATAAAATTAACTGTTTCAATCAATCCAGCAGACTTGAAAGAGTAAATGGATTTGGtatcaattaaattaaaagagtCAGGATCATGGATACTTTGATGCCATAAGCCTAATCATGTGTTTGGATGATGAGTCTTAATTCTAAAACTGATATATTCTAAAGTGTTAAAGTTGCACTTTTTAAGTCACTTTCTGAAAGTGGAACATAATTCCATTTTCACAATTTCTGCTTCTTTCCCAAAACAGTTTAAAGTGAGAGTCAGCTCCATCTTTTCTCTAAGAAGAGGTCAAGTTTAAtctaaaaagtttgtttcaCAGAACCATCTGGAAGGTCTGCTTTGGAAACAGTTTCAGAGGTAATTACACTGAGAAAGGGGGTATCATTCAAAAGACTCCTTCACAAATGGGACCAAATTCACATACATATACTTCATAGATATCATGTCTATTCCAACATGTCAACATGCAGCcagcaaataaatgaatatcaAATCAGACTCAGGAGCACAGGACCAAggatggaaaataaaagcaaGTAAGGCGTATTGAAGAAAAGGATCATCTTTTAGAAATTAATCTTTAGGAGCCTTTTGAAACACAAATTCAGCAGATCTGATGAAATCAGGATAACTGTTTAAATGTTCAGTATCAACACATTACTTctgatttaaaagtttattacaagATCGGAGGGTCTACTGCTGGTAAAGAGGCTCATTAAACTGTTATATTTGCAGGTGCCAGTCCATGCAGGTCCTccagtgaggaaaaaaagatgtgGAAATTTGGGACTGCTGGCTGGGTAGTTTTTGTTAGCTGCCTCCTGCATTCCAGAAAAATTGAACACAACATAGAGAGGTCTgaataagaaaggaaaaaaatggagtTACATGATTCTAAATGAGAAAAGATCAAGGTATGCACCGGAGTTTCCAAAAGTCTGACTGAAAATCAGACTTTTATTCTGGAAACATTTCCTAACTGAAAGGAACAGGACTGAATGAGCTTTATCATGTGATTCCTAGAGGTGGTCCTACTTACTTCTAAAGTAAAACAATTAGGTTTGATCACAAGGACCTAAGTTCTGTCATAGTTGAGTCTGATGAAACATGAAGCATCTGTTCGGCAATATAAACTGTTTGGTGTAATTGTTTTCACACCTAAAACTTGACAACGGTACATGTCTAGAGAGCACAGAGTAGCTCCAGTAATCCAGCAAGGCACACATGGTGTGTCCTGAATAGTAAGCAAGAGTAACGTAAAAAGCCCTAAAGTGACTGGTTTCCTCTGAGGTGCACCAACAGAGCACTGCAAGGCATTGACTGATTTCTCCAGGGGGCCATAATACCAACATGACTCAGCAGCTGGACTGTTGGAGTCACCAGTTAACAGGACAGAATGCCAAGGAATCCCTTAGTGCACAACTTCTTTAATCCTGATGTACAATGTGTGTTGCAGGGCACACATGAAAACACTTGGAGGTGGCACAAAGAAATACACACTCTCAAGTGTGAGGGTTGCCAATCTCTTCTATTTTCCTCCAGGTTGAGGTGGTGCACGTGCACTGATTTGCCACCTAATATAGATTCAAAGtctaaaattattcatttataagATAGTTTTACAAACCCCAGTCTGAATATCTTGGTTAATCCCAACACATCAGGTTTAAAGCAATTCATGGTTCATAGCCTACAATTGGAGCGCTTTTGTCATGTAGTCAGTCAAATCCTTTTGCAGGAGCAGCTCATGCATGTTTACTTCCCTCCCCTCACAGATTCACTTTTTAAGCTGCTTCCCTCACTAACTACAGCCACTGAGAACCAGTGTGGTATGTTATTAGTACAGCTGGATATTTATGCctgcaacaaaaaaataatgagaCAGCCAGAGCTGAAAAAGTGATAGAGTTAGTAGGAGGTGGGGTTTGTGACCTATACTGCAACCAGTCACCAGGGGGAGATGGAGACATTTTGGCGTCAAATGGGatgatttatttgaaatgttctGCAGAATTTGTTTCTTAAACACAGCAAGACATAGGTTATGCATAAAAGTTAAGCTCGGTTATGAGCAGGAAGTCTgtaaaaagaagagagagaattTAAATCACATCATCTGCAGATGAGtaagtgaaaagtgaaaataaaaataaaaaaatcaaccaaGGGACCAAAAGTTGACTCATACTGAACATCAtatgtaaaatgaattattaaaacaacagaTGACTGTCCTGCTGGTTAGCATTGGCAATCAGCACAAGATAAAAGGGAGAACAGAAGTGCATGGTGAGGGAGGGAATATAGAAAGCTTAATCGGAAACATCCAGATCCCATCAGACAACCAactgttcttttgttttaacaaaacataaacCATCCCTTGTgaatgaaagagagagagagagagagagagagagagagagagagagagagagagagagagagagagagagagagagagagagagatgacaACAGGAGAGGAGAATCTTGCCTATGACAGGTGCTACCTCATTAACAGACTCAGTGCTTGACTATCTTGTCACTGTGTTCATTGCAGTCGTAGTGCAGCAGAGGCGAGAAAGACACTGTCAGACACACCAAAGCAGAAGATATCAGAGGCTTGTTAGTGCCTCTGGAGTACCTGTCTCCTTATTGTCCCTTCATTACTATAGTAAGTACTTCCTTTACTATAGAGGTTAAAATGATGTTCACATTTCTTCATAGATGGGGTGCTGTGACAGGATGGAAACATTTGTATAGAAGAAAACCAAACTAATCTGCAAGcaaacccccccccccgaaaTAACTGAAGTACGCAGCGCATTTCACAGTCTAAACTCTGTTTAGCCCCCATTTCCTGCTATGGAAATGATTAGCTCCTGGAACAGGTTCCTACAGTCAGAATGCAACTATAAGCATTGTTGCAGACCAAGTTATCTGAGAAGAAACAACTCAAGGATCAAGACAAAGAGCCCAAAGTGCTAACCTGGCCTCACAACCCCCCCAGCTCCTAATCTGATCAAGCGTCCATGGAGGCCTCACTGTGCCACCCAACGGGCCGACCGATAACTCAGTGCCAGACACCATAAGACACAGCCAGAATGTCTCAAAGCACAAGCACAATGTCCGGCAGGCAAACACTATCCTCAGTCTAATAGTTGTacatatttaaattgttttcagctttttttttttattaaaacaatccAATCTAAATGATTTTGTTGCTTTTAGATTAGTAAATTACTGGATTAAAGCATGTCCTGCAGTCCAAGCTTCAACCAAACTGTAAATGTATAATGATCTTAGTAGTGTGTTATTTATTATCCAGCAAAGCTATTTCTGTAATTACACCAGCAATGTCTCTGGATTACTACCAGCTAGAATGCTTTAGTGGGATGTGTCATCTGAAATTTTGTCTCACAGGATAATCTGTACCAATTTCTCAGCATCTTTTTATAGAAGTTCGTGTTACACAgtaaacatttctttgtaaacTTCACTTTTCATGttgaatattaaatattaaaagaaacaaatgaaaagttaaTATAGCTGAGGTTCACTTGGCTATCATAACACAGACCACTCTGTATTAGCATAGATTAACTCAAGAATAAATTAAAGTCTTAACTATGATACTTTAACTAAACCATTCACTATTTTGTATTGCCAATGTCATGAAAAGAAATATGGTGTATGAAAATGGGTTTACCTGACACCCCAATATCAGCCAGCACAGCCTTCTTTCGGTCTTTGACGCTGCTGATCTGAGGGAAGTAAACATCCAGAGCCAGAAAGGCTACACAGCAGAGAAAGGCCATGGAGCCCATGAAGACGCCATAATTACAGGCATTCTGGTTGCGATTAAAGATGCAGTACTCTTCTACTTCGTTGGGTCGGTTGATGTAGCCCTCATTGGCAATGCAGCCGAAGATCACGATGGAAAAGAGCTGGAAAGGAGAATCAGAGAG
The Melanotaenia boesemani isolate fMelBoe1 chromosome 4, fMelBoe1.pri, whole genome shotgun sequence genome window above contains:
- the syngr1a gene encoding synaptogyrin-1a isoform X2 — protein: MEGMQAYGAGKAGGAFDPVTFLQQPPTVLRIVSWLFSIVIFGCIANEGYINRPNEVEEYCIFNRNQNACNYGVFMGSMAFLCCVAFLALDVYFPQISSVKDRKKAVLADIGVSAFWSFMWFVGFCFLANQWQVTKQEDNPLREGGDAARAAITFSFFSIFTWGAQTLFSMEKLKNVSFEEEYTKLFPPQPHQPFV